The following coding sequences are from one Schizosaccharomyces osmophilus chromosome 1, complete sequence window:
- the cki1 gene encoding serine/threonine protein kinase (CK1 family) Cki1 produces MTGQANVVGIHYKVGRKIGEGSFGVIFEGTNLLNNQQVAIKFEPRRSDAPQLRDEYRTYKLLAGSLGIPNVYYYGQEGLHNILVIDLLGPSLEDLLDLCGRRYSVKTVAMVAKQMISRVQAIHERSLVYRDIKPDNFLIGRPNSKHANMIHIVDFGMVKFYRDPVSKQHIPYREKKNLSGTARYMSINTHLGREQSRRDDLEALGHVFMYFLRGSLPWQGLKAATNKQKYERIGDKKQNTPLRELCAGFPEEFYQYMHNVRNLPFEATPDYEYLQSLFQKVLLKMGTNDDGGFDWNLLNHGKGWQSLRAGRSHDPNAHRPTKAPAPKQDPKNVAPQNRLSTRKLVSNSSAMEHGNSHTQPNSANAQETPDPNFLTNEKGRNDKVPVSRDQAGVRPTQGVPQGQQMQNGVPTTADAEQTQRPIKVVSKETPGNKKRSFWKSLLSCCAAPAEGA; encoded by the exons ATGACCGGACAGGCAAATGTTGTAGGCATCCATTATAAAGTTGGCAGAAAGATTGGAGAAGGATCTTTCGGTGTTATCTTTGAAGGaacaaatttattgaaCAACCAACAGGTAGCTATAAAGTTT GAACCAAGACGTAGTGATGCTCCCCAACTCAGAGATGAATATCGTACATACAAGCTCTTGGCAGGGTCTTTAGGAATTCCCAACGTATACTATTACGGACAAGAGGGCCTCCATAACATACTAGTTATTGATTTGCTAGGCCCTAGTTTGGAAGATTTACTCGATTTGTGTGGTCGCAGATATAGTGTTAAAACTGTTGCTATGGTTGCTAAGCAAATGATTTCTCGAGTCCAGGCTATACATGAACGAAGCTTGGTGTACAGAGATATCAAACCtgataattttttgattggACGGCCCAACTCCAAGCATGCAAATATGATTCACATCGTCGACTTTGGCATGGTCAAGTTTTACCGTGATCCTGTTTCCAAGCAACACATTCCTTATAgggagaagaagaatctttcAGGCACGGCTCGTTATATGTCCATAAACACCCACTTGGGCCGAGAGCAGTCTCGTCGGGATGATTTGGAAGCACTTGGTCATGTCTTCATGTACTTTCTTCGCGGAAGTCTTCCTTGGCAAGGTCTCAAAGCTGctacaaataaacaaaagtacGAACGCATTGGagacaaaaagcaaaacacCCCATTGCGAGAATTGTGTGCTGGATTTCCGGAAGAGTTTTATCAATACATGCATAATGTCCGGAACTTGCCTTTTGAAGCTACCCCCGATTACGAATATTTACAGTCCCTATTTCAGAAAGTGCTATTGAAAATGGGTACGAATGATGATGGCGGTTTTGACTGGAATTTATTGAACCATGGCAAGGGTTGGCAAAGCTTACGCGCTGGTCGAAGCCACGACCCAAATGCGCATCGCCCAACTAAAGCTCCTGCTCCCAAGCAGGATCCTAAAAATGTGGCTCCTCAAAATCGGCTGAGCACCCGTAAACTTGTATCTAACTCGTCAGCAATGGAACATGGCAATTCCCATACACAACCCAACTCAGCTAATGCACAAGAAACACCCGACCCAAACTTTTtaacaaatgaaaagggTAGAAATGATAAAGTACCTGTTTCAAGAGATCAAGCTGGTGTACGGCCTACGCAGGGTGTTCCTCAAGGACAACAGATGCAGAACGGTGTGCCTACAACCGCCGATGCTGAACAAACACAAAGACCCATTAAAGtagtttcaaaagaaacgcctggaaacaagaaaagatcattttggaaaagtctGTTATCTTGTTGTGCAGCGCCAGCTGAAG GCGCTTAA
- the scj1 gene encoding Hsp40 family ER-associated DNAJ domain protein Scj1 yields MHFNLLHIFIGLFLCFRTILAAADFYKVLGVSKDASEADIKKSYRQLTKQWHPDKNPGDEEAQEKFIEINKANEVLSDPERRKIYDAYGEEGLNGQPRGGPGGGGFPGGGFGFDPFADIFENMFGGRRRQNAVRRGPSIEQVAQIDLASFYTGGIMEVEFPVKRICHICHGKGYNPKYSEDKAIHSCPICGGVGFRVLEHMIAPGFRQQMRIPCDACGGRGRSIKHRCPHCKGERVAEVREKFTVEVPAGAPQDFRVTFSGKSDEIPGLEAGDIVIILQEAGEQNGWIRKGNDLYRKETISYQQALLGNWKKRITKLDGSFFEIKRSSGEVIHPGQTDRVKNQGMPIYNTQKGKTTSAFGNAFIEWEVRFPKKLKGKFLKDLNNLFSKYEDTDEL; encoded by the exons ATGCATTTCAATCTTTTACATATATTTATCGGGctatttctttgttttcggACAATTCTTGCCGCTGCCGATTTCTACAAG GTCTTGGGAGTAAGCAAAGATGCCTCTGAAGCAGACATTAAGAAATCCTACCGGCAATTAACAAAGCAATGGCATCCTGACAAAAATCC TGGAGATGAGGAAGCtcaagaaaaatttatCGAAATAAACAAGGCTAACGAAGTTCTTTCGGATCCcgaacgaagaaaaatatacGACGCATACGGTGAAGAAGGATTGAATGGACAACCAAGAGGAGGGCCTGGTGGAGGTGGATTTCCAGGAGGTGGTTTTGGATTTGACCCTTTTGCTGACATCTTTGAAAACATGTTTGGGGGACGCCGTCGCCAAAATGCCGTTCGTCGTGGACCAAGCATTGAACAAGTTGCTCAAATTGATTTAGCCTCCTTTTATACTGGTGGTATTATGGAAGTTGAGTTCCCTGTGAAACGCATTTGTCACATTTGTCATGGTAAAGGATATAATCCCAAGTATTCAGAGGATAAAGCAATTCATTCCTGTCCCATCTGTGGCGGAGTTGGATTCCGAGTTTTAGAGCATATGATTGCCCCTGGTTTCCGCCAACAAATGCGTATACCTTGTGATGCTTGTGGTGGAAGGGGTCGTTCTATTAAACACAGGTGCCCTCATTGTAAAGGAGAACGTGTTGCTGAAGTACGAGAAAAATTTACGGTTGAGGTACCCGCAGGTGCTCCTCAAGATTTCCGAGTTACATTTTCTGGCAAGTCGGATGAAATTCCCGGACTTGAAGCTGGCGATATAGTTATTATACTTCAAGAAGCTGGTGAACAAAATGGATGGATCCGTAAAGGCAACGATTTGTATAGAAAGGAAACGATATCATATCAACAAGCGCTCTTAGGtaattggaagaagagaatCACAAAACTTGATGGAAGcttctttgaaattaaGCGTTCATCTGGTGAAGTTATTCATCCCGGTCAAACTGATCGTGTAAAGAACCAAGGAATGCCTATCTACAATACCCAAAAGGGTAAAACCACTTCAGCTTTTGGCAACGCTTTCATAGAGTGGGAAGTGAGGTTCCCTaagaaattaaaaggaaaattcTTAAAGG ACTTAAATAACTTGTTTTCTAAGTACGAGGATACCGACGAGttataa
- the tim54 gene encoding TIM22 inner membrane protein insertion complex subunit Tim54, with product MSSMLNTVKSYMPGRNMSIFLGLVGCISGGIYYDTHQRNLTIQKYCAEVSHLSKAPLEPQALPRKVRVYLHGPPGDGIWVAREEFEKYVRPILNSAAVDFEVFESKGEGNLLEQIATSVWKKRNGVSEVPEAEKFLKSFLKESDEPSVNLLFGRHALKEFLYGIKYAFSNEYDEKTVNEMKKEQEQSTKKQEASETSESLPQSDPQGTSDSQSPEHPEQGSATPVEDISLCRELTVNGDVPLGLVDLIALYPLPHLLGFTNTPRRIYRFFKRRYLAEELGEITKNIVLNLKSVSFPISDGPMLLQDEEADWPKQYTNREDAEKHIWTAPFMETTENRQFYRNLKIYKSGDDYEDNF from the coding sequence ATGTCCTCAATGCTGAATACTGTAAAGAGCTACATGCCTGGCAGGAATATGTCAATTTTCCTGGGATTAGTAGGCTGTATATCGGGAGGTATTTACTACGATACTCATCAAAGAAACTTGACAATTCAAAAGTATTGCGCTGAAGTATCTCATCTCTCTAAAGCACCTTTGGAGCCTCAAGCTTTGCCGAGAAAAGTTCGAGTATACCTTCATGGTCCTCCTGGCGACGGAATATGGGTAGCAAGAGAAGAGTTCGAGAAGTACGTTCGTCCGATTTTGAATTCTGCTGCTGTGgattttgaagtttttgaatctAAAGGAGAGGGTAACTTGCTAGAGCAAATTGCTACATCagtttggaaaaaaaggaatgggGTTTCTGAGGTACCTGAAGCAGAAAAATTTCTTAAGTCAttcttaaaagaaagtgatGAACCTAGTGTTAACCTATTGTTTGGTAGACACgctttaaaagaattccTCTATGGAATTAAGTATGCTTTCTCCAACGAATATGATGAGAAAACAGTAAATGAGATGAAGAAGGAGCAAGAACAATCTaccaaaaaacaagaagccTCTGAAACTTCTGAATCCCTCCCTCAATCAGATCCGCAGGGGACTAGTGATTCTCAGTCACCAGAACATCCAGAACAAGGATCTGCTACTCCTGTTGAAGATATTTCACTTTGTAGAGAACTTACTGTAAATGGAGATGTGCCTCTTGGCTTAGTTGATTTGATCGCTCTTTATCCACTTCCACACCTTCTGGGCTTTACTAATACCCCACGACGCATTTatcgtttcttcaaaagaagatacTTGGCTGAAGAATTGGGTGAGATTACCAAAAACATCGTTCTTAATTTAAAGAgtgtttcttttccaataaGCGACGGCCCTATGTTGTTGCAGGACGAGGAAGCTGACTGGCCTAAACAATATACTAATAGAGAAGATGCTGAAAAGCATATTTGGACCGCTCCTTTTATGGAGACTACTGAAAACAGACAATTCTATcgaaatttaaaaatttacaaGTCCGGGGATGACTACGAAGATAATTTCTAG
- the meu14 gene encoding sporulation specific PIL domain protein Meu14 has protein sequence MRQSLIYAGFSINKLKELSHAEDSKRSHRMIKSGKTSVDAYRQAGKGLSHFGGYLSDWGSRTRSVSINDISDKLGVLVSELGESELEFVKQFDESRLKLKGIRDMEDSIAPSRAHRQRLVASIEKEEEKDPLSPRLIDLQNQLVRTEAENLVGEMQLDNKIREVMKSSFQQLMDAFQVRAQKQMTVGYYSRLLVDMINDDVVYPGDNPAAYNKKNAAQIMHQCMESMSRLMAPLSIDEKKSEDTHMKGSSSSLQLSERDCSPTVENEQNVLQVRNVPSQNSTSNAETYKAQLLSTIAAEQKQKELQAKSTVLL, from the coding sequence ATGCGGCAGAGTCTAATTTATGCAGGGTTCTCTATAAACAAACTGAAGGAATTATCACATGCTGAGGATTCCAAGAGAAGTCACCGCATGATAAAATCAGGAAAGACATCTGTAGATGCTTATCGCCAAGCTGGAAAAGGTCTTAGTCACTTCGGGGGCTACTTGAGTGATTGGGGATCCAGGACCAGAAGTGTCAGTATAAATGACATTAGCGACAAGCTTGGAGTTTTAGTCAGTGAACTCGGTGAAAGCGAACTGGAGTTTGTAAAGCAGTTTGATGAAAGCCGACTCAAGCTGAAAGGAATTCGTGACATGGAAGATAGCATCGCACCATCAAGAGCACATCGCCAACGACTAGTAGCATCCattgagaaagaagaagaaaaggacCCACTTTCTCCTCGTCTAATAGACTTACAAAACCAATTGGTTCGTACGGAAGCAGAAAACCTTGTTGGGGAAATGCAACTCGATAACAAGATACGAGAAGTTATGAAATCGTCATTCCAGCAATTGATGGATGCGTTTCAGGTTCGAGCGCAGAAACAAATGACGGTCGGTTACTATTCACGGCTTTTAGTTGACATGATCAACGACGATGTTGTCTACCCGGGTGATAATCCCGCAGcttataataaaaagaatgctGCTCAGATCATGCACCAGTGTATGGAGTCTATGTCCAGACTTATGGCTCCGCTTTCcattgatgaaaagaagtCCGAAGATACTCATATGAAAGGTTCTTCTAGCTCACTTCAGCTTTCGGAGAGGGATTGCTCTCCGACTGTAGAAAACGAGCAGAATGTACTTCAAGTAAGAAATGTTCCCTCTCAGAACTCTACATCCAACGCAGAGACTTATAAAGCACAACTTCTTTCCACTATCGCAGCagagcaaaagcaaaaagaattacaaGCAAAGTCGACCGTTTTGTTGTAA
- the ani1 gene encoding CENP-A amino terminus domain (NTD) isomerase Ani1: protein MSLPIAVYSLSVKGTDVPAVEESTDASIHLTMASIDASEKTNKATSLWVKVRPSMPVDTEDDEEMDEQMKELLEESQREFVLCTLKPGSLFQQPLNLTITPGDEVFFRTTGDATIHLSGNFLVNDEEEEHDHSDDEEDDEDYDLSPSEDDLVDTMSDEKNDDEEDSEEGEEEEESEEDELDNVPAKKAEEPKKKRANQEETASPQKNENKKQKTEKPNKEKKVAFAEKLEQGPTGPAAKKDQQQEQKQQPKTRTLKGGVSVTDVKTGNGTAATNGKKVEMRYIGKLENGKVFDKNTKGKPFAFLLGRGEVIRGWDIGVAGMNEGGERKIVIPAPMAYGNQSIPGIPKNSTLVFEVKLVRVQ, encoded by the coding sequence atgtcaCTTCCAATTGCTGTTTATAGCCTTTCTGTCAAAGGAACTGATGTTCCTGCTGTGGAGGAATCCACAGATGCATCAATTCACTTGACAATGGCATCCATTGATGCTAGTGAAAAAACTAACAAGGCCACAAGTCTTTGGGTAAAGGTGCGCCCCAGCATGCCTGTGGACACAGAGGACGATGAAGAAATGGATGAGCAAATGAAGGAACTCCTTGAAGAAAGCCAGCGTGAGTTTGTTTTGTGCACCTTGAAGCCTGGCTCTTTGTTCCAACAACCTTTGAACTTGACCATCACCCCTGGTGATGAGGTTTTTTTCAGAACTACAGGAGATGCTACTATTCATCTTTCTGGTAACTTCTTAGTGaacgatgaagaagaagagcacGATCATAGTGATGATGAggaagatgatgaagacTATGACTTGTCTCCAAGTGAAGACGATTTGGTTGACACCATGAGtgatgaaaagaacgaCGATGAAGAGGACTCTGAGGAaggtgaagaagaagaagagtcTGAAGAAGACGAGTTGGACAATGTTCCCGCCAAAAAGGCTGAGGAACCCAAGAAGAAGCGCGCTAACCAAGAGGAAACCGCTTCTCCtcaaaaaaacgaaaacaagaagcaGAAGACCGAGAAGCCCaacaaagagaagaagGTTGCTTTTGCTGAGAAGCTTGAGCAAGGCCCTACTGGTCCCGCCGCCAAGAAGGATCAACAACAAGagcaaaagcaacaacCTAAGACTCGCACATTGAAAGGTGGTGTTTCTGTTACTGACGTAAAAACCGGAAACGGTACCGCTGCTACTAATGGCAAAAAGGTTGAAATGCGTTACATTGGTAAGCTTGAAAACGGAAAGGTTTTTGACAAGAACACCAAGGGTAAGCcctttgctttccttttggGTCGTGGTGAAGTCATTCGTGGTTGGGATATTGGTGTCGCTGGTATGAATGAAGGCGGTGAACGTAAGATCGTCATTCCCGCTCCCATGGCTTACGGTAACCAGAGCATTCCTGGTATTCCCAAGAACTCAACTTTGGTCTTTGAAGTTAAACTCGTCCGTGTACAATAA
- the rev1 gene encoding deoxycytidyl transferase Rev1: MALQRKKREHPTGNADFNELEDDAYESVGFHDHGDYFERKKRKLQNQNAALYRGMGESSVSNIFEGLSMAINGYTNPSYSELRTMIIQNGGTFVQYVGKKTSLSFLICSFLTPSKANQWKHHKVVTPQWIVDCIRNQKLLPWTNYRAVHPVASQSLLSFSDAFKEVVPQISEQHHESSEVEDQTQDALPSNDVGQTETKKMNDELPNSLKFLSRSAWHNYHLLNTPNIRKSTTQNPEFLQKFFNSSRLHHLSTWKTALKEEIQIMTTSSGLTSVRNVKSINTKHFIMHVDFDCFFAAVSTRNASELQLKPVAVAHGIKNSEIASCNYEARKYGIKNGMFVSTAKSLCPSLVLVDYDFDAYESVSREFYSVLVDTPNDYLKVISIDEALLDLTTHVQSFEDCANIAESIRKRVRTRTNCDVSVGIGSNVLLARLALRKAKPHNVFYIRDEDAYVYLQSLPVQDLPGVGPSQSSKLFDLYNAKTVGDLQKINKHILQKTFGANYGLHLYNISRGADTNNISNETPRRSISVDVNWGVRFVFLEDAMDFLKRLLQELLNRMSKCDVALHQLQLRVLKRAENAPFNPIKYLGAGEVTPLTKSAMFTSATKSFDILYRQIVNLYISLDVDPGDVRGIGLQASKIVKDSNNEQSFNFNAPLKTPQKKILPGLSNRQHTQGQGQEFDEIYEKKEPSPTDTTFVPSTPYNLPSASQMSPSVLAQLPQSMQGSIKRQLEVQNKKFDEIPSKLDPLFLKELPTPIRNEVKEDHEITMNKRIKLKTHARPNEKVPEETVEKIQQQDAFQKMLRPNKKEKKKNLPQVDLQVLEELPKEIQESVLEEIKLSRYDLAREVKMMPNPVVTFQQKQSIDDLRELVAIWYEKSPRGPNSHDVEYFSRYLGRVVREERNLLKVQALIRWLQQLNRRNKVGAWQMAIDRTVEAVQEACLIRNTPPLVLL, from the coding sequence ATGGCTTTGCAACGAAAAAAGCGAGAGCATCCAACTGGAAATGCCGATTTCAATGAGCTTGAGGACGATGCTTATGAGAGCGTAGGGTTTCATGACCATGGGGATTATTTTGAacgaaaaaagagaaaactgCAGAATCAGAATGCTGCTCTCTATAGAGGTATGGGGGAGTCATCAGTATCGAATATATTTGAAGGACTTAGTATGGCCATAAACGGTTACACAAATCCATCGTATTCCGAGTTACGAACGATGATAATTCAAAATGGAGGAACCTTCGTACAATACGTGGGCAAAAAGACAAGCttatcttttctaatttgCTCCTTTCTAACTCCTTCTAAGGCTAATCAATGGAAGCATCATAAAGTCGTGACCCCTCAATGGATAGTTGATTGCATCCGTAATCAAAAACTACTACCTTGGACAAATTATCGTGCTGTCCATCCTGTTGCTTCACAGtctttactttctttttctgacGCTTTTAAAGAAGTTGTACCTCAAATATCTGAGCAGCATCATGAATCCTCGGAGGTTGAAGATCAAACCCAAGATGCGCTACCGTCAAATGATGTAGGACaaacagaaacaaagaaaatgaacgacGAATTGCCCAATTCTCTGAAATTTTTATCTAGATCTGCATGGCACAATTATCACTTGTTGAATACCCCAAACATCCGAAAGTCTACTACCCAAAATCCAGAGTTTCTTCAGAAgttctttaattcttctCGATTGCACCATCTTAGCACATGGAAGACTGCTTTAAAAGaggaaattcaaataatgACGACTTCTTCTGGTCTTACTTCAGTCAGGAATGTGAAGAGCATAAATACGAAGCACTTTATTATGCACGTTGActttgattgtttttttgccGCTGTGTCTACTAGAAATGCTAGTGAGTTACAGCTTAAGCCTGTAGCTGTTGCTCATGGtataaaaaattcagaAATTGCTAGTTGTAATTATGAAGCTAGGAAATATGGGATCAAAAATGGAATGTTTGTGTCTACGGCTAAAAGCTTGTGTCCTTCTTTGGTACTTGTTGACTATGATTTCGATGCATATGAATCTGTTTCACGAGAATTTTATTCCGTTTTAGTCGATACTCCTAACGACTATTTGAAAGTGATCAGTATTGACGAAGCTTTACTTGATTTGACTACTCACGTTCagtcttttgaagattGCGCGAATATCGCAGAGTCCATTCGTAAGCGAGTTAGGACTAGAACGAATTGCGATGTTAGTGTAGGCATTGGATCAAACGTTCTGCTAGCAAGGCTTGCCttacgaaaagcaaagccGCATAACGTATTTTATATTAGGGATGAAGATGCATATGTGTACTTGCAATCTCTCCCTGTTCAAGATTTACCCGGTGTTGGCCCCTCACAGTCTTCCAAGCTGTTCGACTTGTATAACGCAAAAACAGTTGGagatttgcaaaaaataaataaacatatccttcaaaaaacgTTCGGTGCCAATTATGGATTGCATTTGTATAATATATCTCGGGGAGCCGATACTAATAATATAAGCAATGAAACCCCGCGTCGATCTATTTCTGTTGATGTGAATTGGGGTGTTCGCTTTgtctttttggaagatgcaatggattttttgaaacgtCTTTTGCAAGAGCTACTTAATCGTATGTCTAAATGCGACGTCGCGTTACATCAACTCCAACTTCGGGTCTTAAAGCGAGCAGAAAATGCTCCATTTAATCCTATTAAATATCTTGGTGCTGGCGAAGTTACGCCCTTGACGAAATCTGCAATGTTTACTTCTGCCACGAAGTCATTTGATATACTTTACAGACAAATAGTAAATCTTTATATATCTCTGGATGTGGATCCAGGAGATGTGCGAGGAATTGGTCTGCAGGCATCTAAGATTGTGAAGGACAGTAATAATGAACAATCGTTCAATTTTAACGCGCCGCTGAAAACCCCTCAGAAGAAAATCCTTCCTGGCTTATCGAACAGACAGCATACTCAAGGTCAAGGTCAagaatttgatgaaatttacgaaaaaaaagaacctTCTCCGACTGACACTACTTTTGTTCCATCCACTCCGTACAATCTTCCTTCAGCCTCACAGATGAGTCCAAGCGTTTTGGCCCAACTGCCGCAGTCTATGCAAGGAAGCATAAAACGACAATTGGAAgtacaaaacaaaaaattcgaCGAAATCCCAAGCAAGTTGGATCCActgtttttgaaggagTTACCTACGCCAATTAGGAATGAGGTAAAGGAAGATCATGAAATTACCATGAATAAGCGGATAAAGCTGAAAACTCATGCGCGACCTAATGAAAAGGTTCCAGAGGAGACGGTGGAAAAAATTCAACAGCAAgatgcttttcaaaagatgtTGAGACCAAataagaaggaaaaaaagaaaaaccttcCACAGGTAGATCTTCAGGTACTGGAAGAGCTCccaaaagaaatccaagAGAGTGTATTAGAGGAAATTAAACTTAGTCGGTATGATTTAGCTCGAGAAGTAAAGATGATGCCGAATCCTGTCGTTACTTTTCAGCAGAAACAATCAATAGATGACCTTCGAGAGCTAGTAGCAATTTGGTACGAAAAATCGCCAAGGGGACCTAATTCACATGATGTTGAATACTTTTCAAGGTACCTTGGCCGTGTTGTTCGGGAAGAGCGAAACTTATTGAAAGTACAAGCTTTAATTCGATGGCTTCAGCAATTGAATCGCAGAAACAAGGTAGGAGCTTGGCAAATGGCAATAGACAGAACCGTTGAGGCAGTTCAAGAAGCATGTTTAATAAGGAACACACCTCCACTCGTTTTATTGTAA
- the sec13 gene encoding GATOR2-SEACAT complex/COPII-coated vesicle component/nuclear pore outer ring WD repeat protein Sec13: MTTIDSQHDDMMHDAILDYYGKRLATCSSDHTIKVFSLENNQQTLLEVLHGHTGPVWQLDWAHPKFGTILASASYDGHVIVWREVDGVWRQLIDYSAHQASVNAVSWAPHEYGALLACASSDGKVSVLDFKDDGSYDTRMFSTHESGCNAVCWSPPSLSGSIVGQSPAAGPKKLASAGCDNLVKIWAFDSNVNNWILEDTLTGHVDWTRDVAWAPSVGLTKTYLASASQDKNVFIWTKEGDCPWQKTPLTEEKFPDVAWRVSWSLSGNILAVSCGDNKVYLFKESNKKWQLINELSG; the protein is encoded by the exons ATGACTACAATAGACTCACAGCATGATGATATGATG CACGATGCGATATTGGATTACTATGGAAAACGTTTGGCTACTTGTTCGTCTGACCACACCATCAAGGTGTtctctttggaaaataacCAACAAACATTATTAGAGGTCCTTCATGGTCATACAGGCCCTGTTTGGCAGTTAGACTGGGCTCATCCTAAGTTTGGGACGATTCTCGCTTCTGCTTCGTATGATGGTCATGTTATCGTTTGGCGTGAAGTTGATGGTGTTTGGAGACAATTAATTGATTATAGTGCTCACCAAGCTTCCGTCAATGCCGTTTCCTGGGCTCCTCATGAGTACGGGGCTCTTCTTGCTTGTGCAAGCTCAGACGGCAAGGTTTCCGTCTTGGATTTTAAAGATGATGGTTCATATGATACCAGGATGTTTTCCACCCACGAGTCCGGCTGTAATGCCGTTTGCTGGTCTCCGCCAAGTCTTTCGGGCTCAATCGTAGGTCAGTCACCAGCTGCAGGCCCTAAGAAGTTAGCTAGTGCAGGATGCGACAATCTTGTTAAAATTTGGGCATTTGATTCTAATGTCAACAACTGGATTTTAGAAGATACTCTCACAGGCCATGTCGACTGGACTAGAGACGTTGCTTGGGCTCCCAGTGTTGGCCTTACCAAAACATACCTTGCATCTGCTTCTCAAGACAAAAACGTTTTCATATGGACAAAGGAGGGTGATTGCCCTTGGCAGAAAACTCCCCTAACTGAAGAGAAGTTCCCAGATGTCGCTTGGCGTGTTTCTTGGTCTCTTTCCGGTAATATCCTCGCTGTATCTTGCGGTGACAACAAGGTTTAccttttcaaagaatccaataaaaaatggcaACTGATTAATGAATTGAGTGGTTAA
- the vps20 gene encoding ESCRT III complex subunit Vps20, giving the protein MLNTNSPETFVCLFLKEDEYSLHESEINMGAYNSKISDRDRSILKIKEQRDKLLRYHKRLERIEQLEVSFARKCLADNNRKGALKALSAKKFYSGLIEQSYGQLGNIEQLLSSIEFTLIQQDVLFGLQEGSGILQQLQKEMPLERIDKICNDNDEASQYVDEVNVILQGRMSRDQEDEVQAELDALIQEQEDHPSKSQLRERQPVFPTVPQTKPNRPVEVKPENAFHSNQIPSTADNDKQQALLS; this is encoded by the exons ATGCTCAACACCAATAGTCCAG AAACTTTCGTGTGCCTATTCCTCAAGGAAGACGAATATTCCCTCCATGAGTCGGAAATTAACATGGGTGCTTACAATAGTAAAATAAGTGATCGTGATCGAAGTATATTGAAGATAAAGGAACAAAGAGATAAGCTATTGCGGTACCATAAACGCTTAGAACGGATTGAGCAACTAGAAGTAAGTTTTGCTCGAAAGTGTCTCGCCGACAACAATAGAAAGGGCGCTTTGAAAGCATTATCTGCTAAGAAGTTTTATTCTGGACTCATTGAACAATCTTATGGTCAACTGGGAAATATTGAGCaacttctttcttctatagAGTTCACACTCATTCAACAAGACGTTCTTTTTGGTCTTCAAGAAGGCTCGGGTATACTTCAgcaattacaaaaagagaTGCCtttagaaagaattgaCAAGATATGCAATGATAATGATGAAGCTAGTCAGTACGTCGACGAGGTCAATGTCATATTACAGGGAAGAATGTCAAGAGACCAAGAAGATGAAGTCCAAGCTGAATTAGACGCCCTTATTCAAGAGCAGGAAGACCACCCAAGCAAAAGTCAACTAAGGGAAAGACAGCCTGTATTTCCTACAGTTCCTCAGACAAAACCAAATCGTCCTGTGGAAGTGAAACCAGAAAACgcatttcattcaaatcAAATTCCATCTACGGCCGACAACGACAAACAGCAAGCCCTTCTAAGTTGA